The Biomphalaria glabrata chromosome 17, xgBioGlab47.1, whole genome shotgun sequence genome segment TGAAGAGCAAGATGCCAGGAGAGAGTTATTACCGTGTTTTAAAAGAAACGCAATCAGACGAGCTGCGTTTGGAAAATAGGGACAGTTTAGGCCTATACAAGGGTCTTTCAGATAAAGAGTTAGGTGGCGAGATTAAGGACAACTATGTCATCGCATTAATGAAAACCATTAATCCTTCTGAAGACAGCTTGTAGACAAATACGATTTTCATGagagtttaaaaaattgtttgaaaaaaaaaatattgaacctTAAATACATCTACATggggtttttattttgttattctgTTTTAACATTTAAGTATGGCACCCCCTGAACTAAAAGGATATGTCGTTCACGACTTCTTCGGTCAGCTGGGGTCTGGAGAAGCGCTGTAAGTGTCCGGAAGGACTTTAAGAATGTTATGTAAAATAAAGGAAACTGAAAGcagttaattattattaatacgtTACCTTCTAAAGTaaattctgtattttataagattatttACTCGATATTCAGAATTTTCATTGTTCCAGCATTTCAAAAATGAACAGTCTCACTGTAACTCATAtcactaaaaatgtttattgttcTATTGTCGCTTAGTCTTCTTAGTACGTTGTTTAGTTTGTCCAATTTGCCCTTTTCTTGTGGAGGCCTGCCCTCCGTTAAATCCGCCTCTGCCTCTACAATATGTATCATAAACCTTGATTTatcccaagaaaaaaaattaacattaactTAACAactttcgggatttttagggcaccccttaGCCCACCCAAGTCTAATCAGATCCTGACCTAAGTTTGGGGAAAGTGAAgtcggttggtagttgtgctggccacataacaccctgctcattaaccgttggccaaagaaacagatgaccttaacattatctgccccatagatcgcaagatctgaaagggaggACTTACCAACTTAAAGGGGATAGATGACATTGGTTATCAACAAAATAATCATCTGACGTTGGACAAAGCAGTATATAAGTCAACAACGTGGCCTTCTGTTACAAGTTACAGGGCTGATTGCTCTCTATTTACAAATTACACACAGGTCATTCTCAGCAATCAAAACATTAAGGAGTCATTCACAACAGAGGTCAATTGGAGTCATCCAGACAAAAGTCACTATTAATAAATAGAATTCCAATAAATATGAAGATTCTGACAAACAATCTGTCTGTAAAAATGAGTTGGCTCggtcatatcttatcttatatgatacagacgttccttcaaaaaagaagatgattgcgtaTTTGTAAGTCAtcactcactgtcaaaagtcattcgTCAAGGTACAGTctagggagcacgaagaaagggtcgtccaaagagaAGCTGGATGGTAAAACGGAAAAGAAatgaccggcctctctcttgatatcccgCTGAGAaaagctgctgaccgggaaaattggggggggggggcagattgATTGCGCGAACTGTCAAAGCACTCCTAGGACGAAATTTTAAGGGAAAGACGAGATGGAATAGTTATTGTCCATCCAATTTCTATCTACACCTCCAAAAATTCTTCTCTTGTCATCGTCcagaaaagtaaacatttctttaatgtatcGCATAAGACATTAGATCTACAGCCAAGTGGAGAAACTGAGCGAAGCGCTGAGAGAACTACGCGACAATAAAACAATAGAACATTTAAACATTCATAGTGATATGAGTTAGAGCGAGGCCACTCGTCACAGAAGGCCCTGAACACtggcctgcaacgtcacaacctgtgggcagtttagaccaatagctcgttgccccGCCGTACTGAcctgttgtgacgttgcaggtcggTGTTCAGGCCTCCAGTAACAAATGGTCTCAATGACTGTTCGGACCCATAGAGCGTGACGTCACTTTCAGGAACCCTTGAGccagaaaatgaattgaaattTCAACCAATGGGCTTCACtcggatttggggggggggggggcaaaacgACGCGATAAATGGTGTGCACGGGACAAGGACAATCACTCTTACTCCACTCTAACAGTCTTCAAACTACTGAGTTATCCGCGATTAATAGGAGAACAGGAGTGGTGGGGGAGGGTTAGGTTTCCGTATTTTGAAAAGGGATGGGCGAAGAGAGAGGTCAAGTTCCTTTTCAAAGGGTCTGCCGGAAACAGAAATAGAAGGATTCTATGTATCGCCTACAAAATCCaaatcacaaatgaagagattctAAACGCAATAACAATAGTGTCCCAAATGACTTGCTGAcaactgtgaaaaaaaaaaagaaaactacaacattatggccatatcacaaggtcctcaaggCTCGCAAAGGCTTTctccagggaacagtaccaggaaaaattAGGCGAGGCAGAcatagaaagcgatgggaaatCAACATCAAATAATTGATCCCCTGTCACCGAAAATCTTATACTCTAGGCCGAGtctaggcaaaaaaaaaaacagaatggaGAATGCCGGTAAAGCACGGTTCAACAGAATAAGGGATACGTGATGATGTAAGATACAATATATAAGCTTTTTGTAACATGCTTTTTCAAACGACTCTCAAAACACACTGGCTGTAGAGGAATCCGAAAATCACTAGTCATCTAAAAGAAATCTTTTGAAGTTTTTAAGACTATAAATTCAACACATATCGCACTGTCCCGATCTACTTGGCGCGAATTCAACCCTCTGAAGATCACATCATATGAATTAGAGAACAGTGAAGAATATACTGGTtttgcagggtgtgtcctatccagctcctatccagctccattttcgttttgtgatgtcttgggctatgggcttttgtctagttatctcccacaaatcgatagtagttatcttttctggcaggcacttgactggaacccacaaggaaagaggaaagtgggcagacccaagcaaacctggaagaggtcagtcatcagtgaagctgagggtactggaatgacatgggagcagatgaagaaagctgctcagaaccgagttcggtggagaggtgtggttgtggCCCTAGTGGGTTTTAAAAATGACTTTCCTATGCCTGTACGTACATAACCAACTGTTCAATAGCACGCGAACAATGTCTCCCTCTAATTACAATCACAATCAAAAAGTGGGTGATAAAACTGTTGGTGTGATTGTGGTCGTCTAGGAAGGGTACGGAGGGCGGGGAAGATTGGGAGATTGTAAGTGAAAAAGTGTTCTCCTATTTGTAGTCAAACAATTTCCCCAATCTCTCCACAACTTCTCCACAACTTCTCCACAACTTCTCACCAACCTCTCCACAACTTCTCCCCAATCTCTCCACAACTTCTCCCCAATCTCTCCACAACTTCTCCACAACTTCTCCACAACTTCTCACCAATCTCTCCACAACTTCTCCACAACTTCTCCCCAACTTCTTCACAACTTCTCCACAACTTCTCCCCAACTTCTTCACAACTTCTCCACAACTTCTCCCCAACTTCTCACCAACTTCTTCCCTTCTACGCCAGGGCAGATGCCTCGAAAcattagaagaagaaaaagatgaTTTTGTCGTATCCAAAAAAAGAGCCATTAGATCTGGCCCGAGTTTCGCAGGGATTTTATTTGCGTACTTTTTTATACGCACTGGAAAGATGGTAAGATAGAAAAAACAGACCTCCAGAAGAACATGCTGATTTAAAGATGAAATAATGTGGttgttaacaagaaaaaaaaaaaaagaatttagaaaatacattttatttgatgaagctttttttttttaaaccccccaaaaaaaaaagggaaaaaagtaGAGAAGTCAGCAagtagtttaaagctattgagttaaGTATTCCTTTTCAAGTTCATCCTTCCTGTTTGGCTTGTACAGCCAACATGACGACAATGGAGACGCTGCAGTGTACAATCCTACTACATAGCAAGAATAATTATGTGGTTTTTACGTAGAATATGTACTATGTGTAGTGTGGGGCTACAGCATAGGCAAATAATTAAGTTATGTTTATGAACAAAaggtaaaaaataaacttttaaataaatgcatgtTTAATGGTTTTTTTTAGGTAGCACTTACACTAGCCCATGTTGTATGAAATAATATCcattaatataaaatagaatTCTCATTCATtcagtattaaataataaatctgtgaattgtgattattattttatacgATTTATTAAACTTGTAACCATATGACTATCATTATTTTTCATGTCGGATTGGATATTAAAACAGGTCATTAATTagctatttatacattttatttctaagtATTTCCGAACTCGTCAAATTATTCAAAAGTTTTTCTAAAGTCTCTATACAGCTGTGGGGGATGTCGTtggaactcttttttttattccattatATTGAGCTCAGTGAATAGGACGTTGGATAATTTTAAAGACATATTGAAGACATATTGAAGACATATTGAAGACACTGCCTTATAGTAAAGACACCAGTGTACAGACAGGTATGATCAATGTTCGTATTAGCTGTCAGTGGGAATTGTGGTCgtgaggccaagtgcgcttgaacttggcttggcttggctacctagaaagggggcttgaagttcgacacccgactcggggcagcacggaaaaccaactcctagataccccctcccttcccccccccccgggtccacagatgagattggaccaaaaagcgctctgggcatgctataagcaggaaagtagcgctatataatagctataataataatttacatcaaCAACTAACCTATGTAAATGTAAAAGAAACTTCCATTCTATTATTGTAAACTAgatacattttaatttcaagTAACTTTTCCATAAAGCTTAAATCTGCGAATTGGTtagcccgcccccccccccaaaaaatgtgtactttttaacaaaacttaactcactctgtctggtaaattgTTTGAACAtgtatttctcccacttccccttctcggatcaagttgaaactttgcacaaatattccTTGTACatgacaagacacgaatcaatcaaaaatattaaccaactaggacattaattattggtgattaataaTTTtggtatgttttttttctcctataatcggatcaagttgaaactttgcacagttattattattatggcttttatatagtgtGAGGTAATTTTGGGTACTTCTTACATTACACGTCTGTAACCACAGTCCTCGTGTTAACAAAACGCTTGTTTATTTGTCAATTAAAAGTCGTCAACAAAATGATGTACAACAATAAGAAAACGCCAGAGTGTCTCCAGAAATTTCGCGTGAGCGGAGACGTATTAAAAGGTAttttttgtgaaacaaaaaTGGTTTGAATCGAttccctaaaaaaaacaatataaaatgtGCTATTGGAAGATGAAACGGCGTctagtaaataatttttttttaatttttgaaacattggtaataatgtcattttgtGTACAGCTTGATTAATATTCAAATGTAAATGCAAATTGAAGATAAATGTCATCGCCTTCGCGCCCGCTACCTCAATTTCTTGGGTTTGGCGCCCAACTCAGTTTGAGAACCGTTATCTTGCTTTCGTATCGTGCGTGTAGAAGAAGACTTTTACTCCTTAAATCTAAAGTAGACTGTAAGACAGCTAGGCTCACGGAAAGGCTTCAAGAGAACTCAAGTGTTTATTTAGCTAAAGAAAACTGAAGATGTGATTCTTGACACAGCAGAGACGTCAGATCACAAAGATAACACTCATAGCGCACACGTCACTGATATTTATCTATTAATCAGATAAACATTTCCATCCACTTATATGTAGCTTCAACCTTTTGTTTTTTCACAGCTGTAAACATTATACATCTCTTTGCATAAATTCAACGCGATAATTATAACTCCTAATATGCTTCTTTCAAATATTCATAAATTCTTTGATTACAGgtcaacaatgactttgtatgCAATGTTATTGTCATTTTCTCTAATGTTCTATGAAGTCAACTCTTCAGTTATCAGCCCCTGTCCAGCAGCTTGTGTTGGGGAATCGTACCGATTACATTGTCACGGGCGGACCAACTCTAAAGGAAGGTAAAATTATACCTCCTCGGTCAACCTTACACTTTCAATAAGATGTAGATGATTTCAAGATTCACCGAGGATgacagataataataataataataataataataataccactgtctcataatttaagacaaactgagatagaaaatcaaagaaaatatgggaacctgggcttggagattaagcgtctatggaaattgtccaaaataacaatataccccattgttatatcaaccgaggggataataacaactgacctcacagacaccttcaaggcccttaacattcctaggaacatcttcgttgcctgtcagagggcggtactgctgcagacctgccacatcaccagaaaattcctcagtggaaactgctaaagggactacgatgaattttgtttctctttagcgaaactcgaccctggcagcgccagagaatgactactcgttcatttctaacataataataataataaatgaaaattgtccaaaataacaatataccccatttgTTATATCAaacgaggggataataacaacggACTTCACAGACactttcaaggcccttaacatttctaggaacattctcgttgcctgtcagagggcgtaCCGCTGCATACcagccacatcaccagaaaattccttagtggaaactgttaaagggaccacgatgaattttgtttctctttagcgaaactcgaccctggcagcgccagagaatgactactcgttcatttctaacataataataatatttattatccaTATACAGTTACATCCCACCACCTGGGCCAGAAATCTTAATGGTCTGCCAACTGCTCATCTTTGAATGCCAGCAGTGATGATAGTACAAGTCACTTCAACATGTCTCTTAAATTTTGGTAGTttaaccaggggcggactggccaTAAAGGCAATTGGGCATTTGCCCGGTGAGCCAGtatccaaatgggccggtagggccacagTAATCCTCCTCTTTTTTGAAATCATGTCTGTATGTTATAAGATAGGTGCCACATGGATGCCACTAAACTAAAGAAAggggagattttaaaaaaataattttaacggacgtttttaggattttttttgggatgctttaaataagagattgacccttacatgacaattagatcaattagataatcattatatgacatcagtttgGCCAACCTCACATCTAACtacaccttcactttcacctatcccttggtctgctggaccgttggggcaccgcaCAAGATCTATcagccttctttctccattcttctctgtcatttgcctttgatagaatttcattctgatattctttctgaaaatattgaaacctgctatTTTACCTACCTggttggaccacttcgggggccgattttgagtttgtgtttccacacaaactttctttgtaaccttatttttaatttaatttaatctagatctacacattcATAGCTAGTCGTACCTGTTACCCTTAAGGAAAAATAGATATAAAGCTTTTCAGGATTATTCTTTTCTATGATGAAGGCAAATTCAAAACGGATAAATTGCTAAAAAATAGCTAAATGGAGGAGTCTGGGAATTTGTCAGTTAAGCTGATTGAGTCTAATAAGCACTTAGAAGGCTGCATGAATGTCATTAATAAATACTAGGACCTTAGCGCAGTGAGCAAGCAATAGCAGAACTGGCTTTAAAGGCTATCACACCCCTCTTCAACTAGACACAACACAATCTGagtaaaccccccccccaaaaaaaaaaaaaaaaaaaaaacaacttaatcaCCTCAAACGTATCTGTGGGGAAGAACTCCATATttacaactctctctctctctctctctctctctctctctctctctatgtagacattacttacttttttttatttcaagtaaaataaagaagtaaagtttccctttcagatcttgtggtctatggggcagatgatgttaaggtcatctgtttctatggccaacggttaacaagcagggtgtcatgtggccagcacaacgaccaaacgcctttacctTCCCCAACTTAAgccaggcacccattagagttgggtggactcaggggtgccctaaaaatcccgaaattcaaaatcccagtcatttagtatcaaacaaaaaaaaacacaataaaattaGATCAATCAGATAAACAGTATATGACATCAGTTTGGCCAGCCTCACATCGAACtacaccttcactttcacctatccctcggtctgctggaccgttggggcaccacacaagatctgtcaaccttctttctccattcttttctgtcatttgctTTTGCTAGAATTtcgttctgatattctttctgaaaatatggaAACCCGCCTGcctttttttacctgcctgggtggaccacttctgggggccgattttgagtttatgtttccacacaaactttctttgtaaccttgtttttctgttaaatatgtttttcgttttatgttattattttaaagtattatttctatttcagcGTCATCCTCTGGAATCGAAGAGATAAAGAGAATCGAAGCACTGAGGACGTTAGCCGCTGCTACCTCAATTCCACCTGCTCTACTCAGAGTACTTCCCAGTACCACGTGAACACAACGTCCAGCTATAACGTCCACTTTTCGTACACCTTTGACAGCGTATTAACAATTTCAAACGTCACTCAGAACGACAGAGACGCAGTCATCTCCTGCGGAGTCATCTACGAGACATCGCCGCTGTCTGAACCGGACGTTGCATTGGCCTGCCGACTTCCTGTCTTTGACTTCACCCTACCTCCATCTTGCCGCGCCTCGCTGGTCATGCCAGACGTATCGATCGTCTGCGACTTTCACAAAGTTCATCCCAAGGTCAAATGTGAATTCGGATACGAGAAAAACGTTTTTCAACCGGAAGTGCCGGTAGATTACGTAGTTAACCCATTGACTCCTGCCTTATCTGACTATTATAACATAACTTGCAATGGGAAACTGAAGTTTAAATCCAGCTATCAACAGAGCTACTTTATGAGATTCATTCCCATTTATGAGTTGGGCATAAAAGAAGCTGTTGATAAAGACCAGAGTCGTGTCCAAGAGGTCACCCTGGTTTTGTCTCCCCAAGTGGTCATCAACAGTCCACCTTACATTAGCATTTGCCCACCTAAATTGACTAGCAATGTGACTGTTTTCTGCTCGGCTACTTCTTCGTCCCTAGGCGTGACGCTAAACTTATTCGTTGACAACGTTAAGGTCATGCCGCAGAAGCCGCCGACACAGATACTCAGTCAGCTCTATATCACAATGCAGGAATACATATTACAAGTGGATAAACATTTCCGAAACAAATCTCTTGTATGTCAGCGTAAAGGCCTATTTAATGGCACAGCCAAAATAGATCTAGCTCTTCCCCCAACGGCCAATCCTATGTTTGTGTCTGAGGAAGGTAAAAGAATCAATCACATAACTGTCAATCCAGACGATTTCAATATTTCCATCAAGTGTCTGGTCAACGATGGCGTTCCATTGGTCTCTAACATTTCTGTCGTCTGCTATTTTGTGAACAGAACCTGGCACCGCGACGTTCACAACTCTTCACATTTCGTCGTTTTCACAGCTAACGGAAAATCTATCCCTTTCGGATCTAACTGCATTTGCTCGGCTCATCATGTTTCTGGATGCTATACCAAAAAAGCATTACTTATCATTTCTGTCAACGGAACTTATGACAACTATGCTCAGTCCGAAGAAAAGCTTCACTTTACAATTACTCTATCTATAGTTTTAGCATTTGTTGTCCTCATCCTCGTTTCCTTCTTCATTGCCATGTCCGTATTTTTTTGTCGAAATCGGGACGCTATTTCTTATTATCAAGAACATTATATCAGAAAGACTTATGACGTATTCAGCGACGCTATAGAATCCGAAAATTATACAAATATAACAGAAACCTCTTTAGACCGCAGGAGAAGTTTACCCGTCAATGATTCAGAATCTTTTGGAAATTTGTACAGAAATCTGAATAGCTacgaaaatatgtatttatcaaACCTGTCAATTTCTTCCATAGCAATCATGTATTCCCCTCCGCTGCCACAAAGAACGAAATTATGCTCAGGTAAGGATTTAAACGTAGTTTCGGAAAACTCTGAGGATATTAATGGGGACCCACCGAAACATTCTTCAGAAGAAAATGTCACGGAAATGCCAAAAATTGAAGATAATAATAAGTCTGGAATCAGACTTGAGGAAAGCGTGCTGGTTACGCCGGAAGTGATGTCATTACAAACATTGACAAAAACAAACTCGAGTGTTGAGAAAGACTTTGATGTTGGACgaaataatcattttatttcaaaccataaaaacaacaaatactcattgaataattctttttttgatAGCCCATCCTCATCATTCGATGATGTGAACGAAGAAATGTGTCCTTGCTGTGAAACAAAATTTGATTTCGAAAATTTGAAGACGTATTATTCGGATGAACATAGGTCATCTCGGAACATCTcggaaatgaaaaaaagaaaaagaagagagataCGCAGAGATACGAGATTTGGTGTCAGAAAAAGAGAATACATGCTGACCTCGTCAGTAGAGACGTTATCTCGAagttcaaaaaagaaaagagaacgTGTTTTGACCTCGTCAGAAGAGACGTTAGCTCAGACTTTCAAAAACTCAAGAAGACGTCGTCGGACCTTGCCAGAAGAGTTGTTAGCTCAAACGTTAAAAAACAGTCGGTCAAATCGTGAAAAGGACTTCTTCATCAGACACTGTTCACATCGTGGCCAGAAACAACGCAGCGAGAAACGTCCACCAACACAGACTTTGGGTCTAGAAAACTCCTCGCTTTCGTCATTTCCTGCACACTCTGGGCGATGCCGCGTTTGTAAAGCAGAAATAAACAACTGTAGCGAAACGTCTGCTATAAGAAACTATTCTAATCATGCACCCtccaaaaaacaaatattggcTGAAAAAACTGGCAGAAGTGTAGTATGTACATTTAATACTCGGTCAGAAGAGATCGCTTGCCGAGCTTTAGATAGAAGAGAGGCTGTTGATGAGAACGCCTTCGATGATACGCCAAGATATTCCAAGAAAACATTGTTGAGCGGACATAAAAACTTTGAAAGAACTGACGGACGAGTCGTCTCCCCAGCCCCAATGAAAGGTGATGGGTTGAAGTCGTCAGGGGAGAGAACATTTAACTGTGGAAAAGGAACAAGGTCACGTCGTAAGGATGGGAATATGTCTGAAGACCTTTCTGATAAGGATACTGGCAGCGAGACTGAGGACCATGGCGTAATCTATTTAATAAACACAATCAATCCTTCTTCCGAAGATggcttttaataataataataataataatcgttattatccgtaaggaaatttgtcttacaatttgtgcattacaccaaacaaaaaacattataactataagaaaccaaagtgtactttcacaccagactcactcataatttacatgtgacaaagtttatatcagattgttcttatttaatgatttgattgccaggggaacaaaagagtgtttgtatctgtttgtctttgctatcggtgtcttgtatctcttttgtgatggtaaaatcacaaaatcctgacacaaagggtgattctttatttcgaggatcttgttagctttttttagaGATGTATGTcttaaacaactgcccaaatggggtttgttttttgccaatgattttgccagcagcatttaggataaCCTGTACATCATCTACACTatagatcgcagggtctgaaaggaaacttatttttttttactttaggaAATGATTTTCTGTTTCCAAAATGCTTTGGTATAATAAATGCCTTTTAAAAGCTCCGAATAcag includes the following:
- the LOC106065961 gene encoding uncharacterized protein LOC106065961 isoform X1; protein product: MFMNKRSTMTLYAMLLSFSLMFYEVNSSVISPCPAACVGESYRLHCHGRTNSKGSVILWNRRDKENRSTEDVSRCYLNSTCSTQSTSQYHVNTTSSYNVHFSYTFDSVLTISNVTQNDRDAVISCGVIYETSPLSEPDVALACRLPVFDFTLPPSCRASLVMPDVSIVCDFHKVHPKVKCEFGYEKNVFQPEVPVDYVVNPLTPALSDYYNITCNGKLKFKSSYQQSYFMRFIPIYELGIKEAVDKDQSRVQEVTLVLSPQVVINSPPYISICPPKLTSNVTVFCSATSSSLGVTLNLFVDNVKVMPQKPPTQILSQLYITMQEYILQVDKHFRNKSLVCQRKGLFNGTAKIDLALPPTANPMFVSEEGKRINHITVNPDDFNISIKCLVNDGVPLVSNISVVCYFVNRTWHRDVHNSSHFVVFTANGKSIPFGSNCICSAHHVSGCYTKKALLIISVNGTYDNYAQSEEKLHFTITLSIVLAFVVLILVSFFIAMSVFFCRNRDAISYYQEHYIRKTYDVFSDAIESENYTNITETSLDRRRSLPVNDSESFGNLYRNLNSYENMYLSNLSISSIAIMYSPPLPQRTKLCSGKDLNVVSENSEDINGDPPKHSSEENVTEMPKIEDNNKSGIRLEESVLVTPEVMSLQTLTKTNSSVEKDFDVGRNNHFISNHKNNKYSLNNSFFDSPSSSFDDVNEEMCPCCETKFDFENLKTYYSDEHRSSRNISEMKKRKRREIRRDTRFGVRKREYMLTSSVETLSRSSKKKRERVLTSSEETLAQTFKNSRRRRRTLPEELLAQTLKNSRSNREKDFFIRHCSHRGQKQRSEKRPPTQTLGLENSSLSSFPAHSGRCRVCKAEINNCSETSAIRNYSNHAPSKKQILAEKTGRSVVCTFNTRSEEIACRALDRREAVDENAFDDTPRYSKKTLLSGHKNFERTDGRVVSPAPMKGDGLKSSGERTFNCGKGTRSRRKDGNMSEDLSDKDTGSETEDHGVIYLINTINPSSEDGF
- the LOC106065961 gene encoding uncharacterized protein LOC106065961 isoform X3 codes for the protein MFMNKSVILWNRRDKENRSTEDVSRCYLNSTCSTQSTSQYHVNTTSSYNVHFSYTFDSVLTISNVTQNDRDAVISCGVIYETSPLSEPDVALACRLPVFDFTLPPSCRASLVMPDVSIVCDFHKVHPKVKCEFGYEKNVFQPEVPVDYVVNPLTPALSDYYNITCNGKLKFKSSYQQSYFMRFIPIYELGIKEAVDKDQSRVQEVTLVLSPQVVINSPPYISICPPKLTSNVTVFCSATSSSLGVTLNLFVDNVKVMPQKPPTQILSQLYITMQEYILQVDKHFRNKSLVCQRKGLFNGTAKIDLALPPTANPMFVSEEGKRINHITVNPDDFNISIKCLVNDGVPLVSNISVVCYFVNRTWHRDVHNSSHFVVFTANGKSIPFGSNCICSAHHVSGCYTKKALLIISVNGTYDNYAQSEEKLHFTITLSIVLAFVVLILVSFFIAMSVFFCRNRDAISYYQEHYIRKTYDVFSDAIESENYTNITETSLDRRRSLPVNDSESFGNLYRNLNSYENMYLSNLSISSIAIMYSPPLPQRTKLCSGKDLNVVSENSEDINGDPPKHSSEENVTEMPKIEDNNKSGIRLEESVLVTPEVMSLQTLTKTNSSVEKDFDVGRNNHFISNHKNNKYSLNNSFFDSPSSSFDDVNEEMCPCCETKFDFENLKTYYSDEHRSSRNISEMKKRKRREIRRDTRFGVRKREYMLTSSVETLSRSSKKKRERVLTSSEETLAQTFKNSRRRRRTLPEELLAQTLKNSRSNREKDFFIRHCSHRGQKQRSEKRPPTQTLGLENSSLSSFPAHSGRCRVCKAEINNCSETSAIRNYSNHAPSKKQILAEKTGRSVVCTFNTRSEEIACRALDRREAVDENAFDDTPRYSKKTLLSGHKNFERTDGRVVSPAPMKGDGLKSSGERTFNCGKGTRSRRKDGNMSEDLSDKDTGSETEDHGVIYLINTINPSSEDGF
- the LOC106065961 gene encoding uncharacterized protein LOC106065961 isoform X2, which produces MTLYAMLLSFSLMFYEVNSSVISPCPAACVGESYRLHCHGRTNSKGSVILWNRRDKENRSTEDVSRCYLNSTCSTQSTSQYHVNTTSSYNVHFSYTFDSVLTISNVTQNDRDAVISCGVIYETSPLSEPDVALACRLPVFDFTLPPSCRASLVMPDVSIVCDFHKVHPKVKCEFGYEKNVFQPEVPVDYVVNPLTPALSDYYNITCNGKLKFKSSYQQSYFMRFIPIYELGIKEAVDKDQSRVQEVTLVLSPQVVINSPPYISICPPKLTSNVTVFCSATSSSLGVTLNLFVDNVKVMPQKPPTQILSQLYITMQEYILQVDKHFRNKSLVCQRKGLFNGTAKIDLALPPTANPMFVSEEGKRINHITVNPDDFNISIKCLVNDGVPLVSNISVVCYFVNRTWHRDVHNSSHFVVFTANGKSIPFGSNCICSAHHVSGCYTKKALLIISVNGTYDNYAQSEEKLHFTITLSIVLAFVVLILVSFFIAMSVFFCRNRDAISYYQEHYIRKTYDVFSDAIESENYTNITETSLDRRRSLPVNDSESFGNLYRNLNSYENMYLSNLSISSIAIMYSPPLPQRTKLCSGKDLNVVSENSEDINGDPPKHSSEENVTEMPKIEDNNKSGIRLEESVLVTPEVMSLQTLTKTNSSVEKDFDVGRNNHFISNHKNNKYSLNNSFFDSPSSSFDDVNEEMCPCCETKFDFENLKTYYSDEHRSSRNISEMKKRKRREIRRDTRFGVRKREYMLTSSVETLSRSSKKKRERVLTSSEETLAQTFKNSRRRRRTLPEELLAQTLKNSRSNREKDFFIRHCSHRGQKQRSEKRPPTQTLGLENSSLSSFPAHSGRCRVCKAEINNCSETSAIRNYSNHAPSKKQILAEKTGRSVVCTFNTRSEEIACRALDRREAVDENAFDDTPRYSKKTLLSGHKNFERTDGRVVSPAPMKGDGLKSSGERTFNCGKGTRSRRKDGNMSEDLSDKDTGSETEDHGVIYLINTINPSSEDGF